The Deferribacterota bacterium nucleotide sequence CTCATCAGCAGCCAAAGCAATTAATGTCCCACCACTCATAGCATAGTGAGGAACAAAAACAGTTACTTTTCCCTTGTGCTTATTTAATGCCATAGCGATTTGAAGTGATGCCAAAACTAAACCACCAGGGGTATGTACAATTATATCAATTGGGATATCATCATCAGTTAGTTGTATAGCTCTAATAACCTCTTCAGAATCATGTATATCAATATAGCGCATAATAGGAAATCCAATAAAATTCATACTCTCTTGTCTATGTACCAATAGAATAACCCGTGATTTTCTCTCCTTTTGAATACTTGTAATCAATCTTTGTCTTGCTACCTCAAGCATTTTTTGTCTAAGTAGTGGTTGAAAGGCCATTAATATTAAAAATATCCAAAATAAATCAAAGAAAGTCATAATTTACTCCTTTTCAATGTATTTCATTAAAATTACATTAATTAAGTAATTCTACTATTTTGCCCATTCTATAATATAATATTATATCTATAAACATCTTATTATGTAATGGATTTTCCTTAAAATAAAATAAATGAGACGTACAACTGCAATCTGAAGAACCAAAATTATTAATCTCACCTTTAGCTATCTTTTTAACACGGCTAGCTAAGCTGCACTCATATCGCCTTGTTTCTCTAATGGCAAAGCTTTTTAAAAATTTAGCGTATTCTATAAAATAATCTATATGCCAATGCTTATTTTTCCTCTTTCTCTTATGTCTATTTATTCTTTTTGTAAGACTATTCATAGCAGATCCTATATAAACATAATAACCCTTTTTAAAGAAAATTTCGCCTAATTTTCCAATCAAAATTTCACCTTCAACATTAAGTTTTAAAACCAATAAATAGCTTCCTTTATCAACAATTCTATCTTTTAACAATTCTAAAGGTATTCCAATTTTACTAATATCTAATTTGTTAGGAAACATAGAGAAATTATTTACTGTATATGCAAAAAACAAGATTCTCTCTCTGCTGTCATAAAAGGCATGTGCAAAATCAATATCTACATTAAATTCAGGTAAAAAATATTTTACATTTGGTGAGTAAGCTAAAAATAGAATTGCTGTTTTACAGCCATTACCTGCTAATCTAGCTAGTTCATAAATATGTTTTGTAGCCCTTTTGCTTGGGGCATCTGGAAACATTGCAAGTTTATCATAATATAACGTAGAGGATTTTACCTCTAATATTAGGCGCTTATTACCACATTTAAGTAAAAAATCAAACCTACTTTTACCAAAGGAGCACTCTTTGCTCTCTATATTATAATCTTTCAATTCTTCAATCATATTATTGTTAATTAATTTCTCTGCAACTACATTATTATAATGGGTATCTAATAAAATTAAATGACTGCTATCTACAATAGAAAAACAGCTAAATTTATACTTTCTAGAGTCTTTATCTTG carries:
- the sfsA gene encoding DNA/RNA nuclease SfsA codes for the protein MKNIIEATFIERINRFVVKCEYKGEIIYAYLANPGRLWELLVEGRKVLLKYQDKDSRKYKFSCFSIVDSSHLILLDTHYNNVVAEKLINNNMIEELKDYNIESKECSFGKSRFDFLLKCGNKRLILEVKSSTLYYDKLAMFPDAPSKRATKHIYELARLAGNGCKTAILFLAYSPNVKYFLPEFNVDIDFAHAFYDSRERILFFAYTVNNFSMFPNKLDISKIGIPLELLKDRIVDKGSYLLVLKLNVEGEILIGKLGEIFFKKGYYVYIGSAMNSLTKRINRHKRKRKNKHWHIDYFIEYAKFLKSFAIRETRRYECSLASRVKKIAKGEINNFGSSDCSCTSHLFYFKENPLHNKMFIDIILYYRMGKIVELLN